CCATGAAACCGGCCATCCGGTAATAATATCAGCGGAACCGGGCGAGCGGTGGATGTGGTGTTATGTAGACAGTGACTTTGCGGAATATTGAGCAGTATCCGTGATCAGTACCCCGAATACCATGGTTTGGTCCATGATCGGCCGGAGGGGCATGCCTAAATTTGCGGATGAACAGGAAAACATTTATCCGCGCGGCGGGTACGCTCATGCTGCCGATACCGCTGTTCGGAAAAATTCATAAAGAAACTGCTATGTTTGATACTGCCATTATCGGCGGCGCCTCCGCAGGCCTCGCCGCCGCGCTCACACTAGGCCGCTCCGCCCGGAAAACCGTTGTATTCGATACCGGCGCTCCCCGTAACAGGCCGGCCGCGCATGCCCATAACTTCTTTACGCGGGACGGTGCTCCGCCATCGGAGATTCTGGCTATCGGCAGGGAACAACTAAAACCCTACCCCTCCGTGCAGCTGATGCAGGAGGAAGTCATCTCCGCCGAAAAGAATGGTGCTCATTTTCAACTGAAAACCGCATCCGGCAAACAGTTCAGCGCCCGCAGCATCATCCTGGCAACAGGCGTGAAAGATATCCTGCCGGATATTGAAGGCGTAGCAGCGCTCTGGGGCAACCGGGTCATTCACTGCCCGTACTGCCACGGCTGGGAAATGAAGGACCAGCCTGTAGCCATTATCGCCAACGGGGAAGATGCTGCTCACCTGGCGGCACTGGTGCGCAATCTGAACAGAGACGTGGTTATCCTCACCAATGGAAAAAGCACGATCGAAGAAAAAATGCCGGTGCCGGTGATAGAAAAGACCATCCAAAAAATGGAGGAAGATAATGATCGGATGAAGATCACCTTCTCCGACGGCAGTTCCATTTACAAAGGCGCGGCTTATCTGAAAGTGGCCCGCGTGGACTTCCGCAATGCCCTCGCTCAGCAGCTGGGCTGCGAACTGCAGGAAGGCGGGGCGGTAAAAGTAGATAACATGTTCAAGACCACCGTGCCGGGCGTGTTCGCGGCTGGAGACCTGTCCCAACCCGGCCTTCACCAGGTATCCATAGCCGCGGCCGGCGGGCACACAGCTGCAGCGGTCTGCAACAGGATGCTGAGTATGGAGGATTTTGCGAAGTTGTAAAGACGGATGGCCATCAGGCAATAAAAGGAGGAGATGAACCAAAAAAAAAGTGAAGGCGCCGGGAATCGCGTAAACGAAATTATCTCCATCAGCGACCTGAATAAAAAGAGGTTGAGGATTGAATGAACGATGACAGGTCTCCATCAGGGCCCGAATTAATCAGGGCTGACCATTACTTTTTGGTCA
This genomic stretch from Chitinophaga sp. XS-30 harbors:
- a CDS encoding NAD(P)/FAD-dependent oxidoreductase, producing the protein MNRKTFIRAAGTLMLPIPLFGKIHKETAMFDTAIIGGASAGLAAALTLGRSARKTVVFDTGAPRNRPAAHAHNFFTRDGAPPSEILAIGREQLKPYPSVQLMQEEVISAEKNGAHFQLKTASGKQFSARSIILATGVKDILPDIEGVAALWGNRVIHCPYCHGWEMKDQPVAIIANGEDAAHLAALVRNLNRDVVILTNGKSTIEEKMPVPVIEKTIQKMEEDNDRMKITFSDGSSIYKGAAYLKVARVDFRNALAQQLGCELQEGGAVKVDNMFKTTVPGVFAAGDLSQPGLHQVSIAAAGGHTAAAVCNRMLSMEDFAKL